The following nucleotide sequence is from Candidatus Aminicenantes bacterium.
CCATAAGGCCCAGGCCGTCCGGGAGCCGGGAGGCCAGATGCTCGTAAGGGAAAAAGTCGAAATTCTCGACGCGGGGCCAGGGGAAGCGCTCGAAGTCGTCACGGTTGCGGATGAGGCCGCCGTGCTCGTCGGCCCAACCCCGGCGGCCGGTCGCGGTCGTGGCGTCGTCGGCCTGCAAAAGGGGCTCGGCGAAGCCGAAGCCTGTCTCGAAGCGGACGAAGTCGTAGCCGAGACGCCGCCACAGCTCGATCTGATTGTCGAGGTAGGCGGCTTGCGAGGCCCGGTCCAAGCCGAAATCCGCCCAAGCCCGGCCGAGAAGCCCGGTCAGGATCGGGCGCTGTACGGAGGCATCGACGAGATACTCGACGAGGGGAGGCCGCGCCCCCGACGCTCGCCCCATCAGGATGTCGATGCAGCCGGACGCGTCCGGCGACGGCGAGGCCACGGGCAGTTGCGGAAAGCCGATCATGCCAGAACCTCCGGCGCGATCGGCCGCAGGTTAAACTCCGAAGCCATGCTGCGGCCGTAGGCGCCGGCGCCCAGGATCGCCAGAAGCTCGCCGGCTCGCGGGGGCACGAGCAGGTGGTCCTTGCCGAAGACGTCGCCCGTCTCGCAGAGATGGCCGGCCACCGTGACCGGTTGTCTCCTTCCCGCCGGCCGGGCGGCGTTGACGATTTGATGGAAGGCTTGGCCATAGATGGCCGTTCGCGGCAGAGTGTTGAACGTCCCGGCATCGACGCAGGCGAATAGATTGCCGTAGCTTCGCTTGAGATAGTTGACCCGGACAAGAAGCACGCCGGCGTCGGCGACCAAAAACTTGCCCGGCTCGACGACGAGGGCGGAGAGGCCCGGCAAGGCCCGGGCGACGGAGCGGCCGACGACGTGAGCGTAGCGCTCGAGCGGGAAGACCTTCTGATCCTCCGCGTAACGGGGGCCGAAACCGCCGCCGAAGTCGAGAAACTCCAAGCCGAATCCCGACCGGACGACGGTGCGGGACATATCGATCATCCGCTCGACGGCTTGGAGGACGGTCGGGTAATCCTCGGCCGTCCAGCCCGAGCCGAGGTGTTGGTGCAGGCCGACCGGAGTGAAGCCCGCCGCCGCCGCGGCCTCGAAAGCCTCGAGGACCCGGCTTTCCTCGACCCCAAACTTGATCGGGGTTCCGTCGCCCGAGCGCGCTCCGGCGGTAATGACCTTGGGGTTGAATCCGCTGCCGATGCCGGGGTTCCAGCGGACCGAGACGCGGATATCCCGCTTCGGGAATTCCCGGCGGCGGACGGCCGCCATGGCGGCGATCTGCTCGACCGCATCTATGGCGACGGTCAAACCGGGCCGGCCGAAGACGCTGCGGAAATCGGCCGGGCCGAGGCTGGTCCCCGTGAACAGGACTCGGGAGGCGGGAAAGCCGGCCCGCCGGGCGGCCTCGACTTCGCGGGGCGACACGGCGTCGATCCAGGCGGCCTCCTCCCGGAGCAGGCCGAGGATGCCGGGACATGGGTTGGCTTTCACGGCGTAGGCGACCCGCAGCTCCCGGCTCCAGGCCCCGTCGAAGGCGGCCCGCAGGCGGGCCAGGTTGGCCCGGACCCGCCGGCCGCTATAGACAAACACCGGGGTGCCGTTTTCCGCGGCCCAAGCCTCGGGCGAGCGCCCGGCGACGCGCAGGCGTCCGGCCGCGATCTTCAAGCCTTCATGTTCCCACCAGGCCATTCGGCCCTTCCTTTCCCGGCTCGTCGACGCTTCCGGCCAAGCCGTCGAATAGATTTTTTTGGCCGGCTTTAATCCGGCGGACGATCTCCTCCAGAAGGGGATACTGGCGGAGCAGGCCGTCCGGCACTTCCAGTTTCCGCCCCGTCGTCATGTTCTTGATCTGCAGGGCGTTGGCCAGGGCCTGCCCGCGGTAATGGTTATTGGTGATGACGAAGACGCTCTGGCTGGACGAAGCCAGCTCCTTGATCCGGCCGACCCATTCGGACAGCTCGTCTTTGGCGTAAAGGTAATCATAGCGCGCATCACGGCCGGCGCCGGGCCGGAACCAATCCTTGGCGTTGCGGCCGTGCAGACGGACATACGAAAAATTCGGGTTCGTAACCACGGCCGTAGGGCCGAGCGAACGGCCGACGAGCGGCTGATCGATGTTGACGAAGGCAGCTTGATGCCCGGCGAGCAGGGCATAGGTCCGGGGATCGTCC
It contains:
- a CDS encoding diaminopimelate decarboxylase yields the protein MAWWEHEGLKIAAGRLRVAGRSPEAWAAENGTPVFVYSGRRVRANLARLRAAFDGAWSRELRVAYAVKANPCPGILGLLREEAAWIDAVSPREVEAARRAGFPASRVLFTGTSLGPADFRSVFGRPGLTVAIDAVEQIAAMAAVRRREFPKRDIRVSVRWNPGIGSGFNPKVITAGARSGDGTPIKFGVEESRVLEAFEAAAAAGFTPVGLHQHLGSGWTAEDYPTVLQAVERMIDMSRTVVRSGFGLEFLDFGGGFGPRYAEDQKVFPLERYAHVVGRSVARALPGLSALVVEPGKFLVADAGVLLVRVNYLKRSYGNLFACVDAGTFNTLPRTAIYGQAFHQIVNAARPAGRRQPVTVAGHLCETGDVFGKDHLLVPPRAGELLAILGAGAYGRSMASEFNLRPIAPEVLA
- a CDS encoding DUF72 domain-containing protein → MTRIRIGTAGWSYEDWDGIVYPSPHGRDFHPLEFLARFIDCVEINSTFYRPAAAAMAASWVRRVAAFPEFLFAVKLHQAFSHERKRPLDSAAADAFKRGIEPLAAAGRLAALLIQFPWSFGFDEPNRDYLVTLLRMFAEYTLAVEVRQAAWDDPRTYALLAGHQAAFVNIDQPLVGRSLGPTAVVTNPNFSYVRLHGRNAKDWFRPGAGRDARYDYLYAKDELSEWVGRIKELASSSQSVFVITNNHYRGQALANALQIKNMTTGRKLEVPDGLLRQYPLLEEIVRRIKAGQKNLFDGLAGSVDEPGKEGPNGLVGT